Proteins found in one Carassius auratus strain Wakin unplaced genomic scaffold, ASM336829v1 scaf_tig00034768, whole genome shotgun sequence genomic segment:
- the LOC113081650 gene encoding protein MB21D2, with product MAAPALSSRAGSAGSSPTATPSSTKHIPHSPELDFRSGTRTEELNRLIAEFSKYEQREYDDQRALEIHTAKDFIFSMLGMVQKLDQKLPVANEYLLLSGGVREGVIDMDLDELTVYARGTDYDMDFTLLVPALKLHDRNQPVTLDMRQSALCHSWLSLRLFDEGTINKWKDCCTVVDHVNGATNYFFSPTLVADWFYESISMVLAEIQKKPQRGVPRVEKVERNATIISIILGVGGSRMLYDVVPVVSFKGWPAVAQSWLMENHFWDGKITEEEVISGFYLLPACSSTGQKENEWRLSFARSEVQLKKCISASLMQAYQACKALIIKLLSRPKAISPYHLRSLMLWACDRLPHTYLAQEDYAAHFLLGLIDDLQHCLVNKTCPNYFIPQCNMLEHLSDDTAMLHARKLSSVRSDPAEHLRSAIEHAKAASRLTLELHWRGGSSNLSSPLSDTGTDQQPDDRLAKKLQQLVTENPGKSISVFINPDDVTRPHFRIDDKFF from the exons ATGGCGGCGCCTGCGCTCTCCAGCCGGGCTGGTTCAGCTGGTAGTAGCCCCACCGCCACCCCGAGCAGCACCAAACACATCCCGCACTCCCCCGAACTGGACTTCAGGTCCGGAACCAGGACCGAGGAGCTTAACCGGCTGATCGCCGAATTCAGCAAGTACGAGCAGCGCGAGTACGACGACCAGCGTGCGCTCGAGATCCACACGGCCAAGGACTTCATCTTCTCCATGCTCG GCATGGTGCAGAAGTTGGACCAGAAGCTTCCGGTTGCAAACGAGTACCTGCTGTTGTCCGGCGGCGTACGGGAAGGTGTGATTGACATGGATCTGGATGAGTTGACGGTGTACGCGCGGGGAACTGATTACGACATGGACTTCACGTTACTGGTTCCCGCGCTCAAACTCCACGACAGAAACCAGCCGGTCACGCTAGACATGCGTCAGTCGGCGCTCTGCCACTCCTGGCTCAGCCTGCGTCTGTTTGACGAGGGAACCATCAACAAGTGGAAGGACTGTTGTACGGTTGTAGACCATGTTAACGGTGCCACCAATTACTTTTTCTCGCCCACGCTGGTGGCCGACTGGTTCTACGAGTCCATTAGTATGGTCCTAGCGGAGATTCAGAAGAAGCCTCAGCGCGGCGTCCCTCGGGTTGAAAAGGTTGAGCGCAACGCAACCATAATCTCCATCATTTTGGGCGTCGGAGGCAGTCGGATGCTGTACGATGTGGTTCCAGTAGTCTCGTTTAAAGGATGGCCAGCGGTGGCCCAAAGCTGGCTAATGGAAAACCATTTTTGGGACGGGAAAATCACGGAGGAGGAAGTGATTAGCGGGTTTTATTTGCTGCCTGCGTGCTCCTCAACAGGCCAGAAGGAAAACGAATGGCGCTTGTCGTTTGCGCGCAGCGAGGTGCAGCTGAAGAAGTGCATCTCTGCGAGTCTCATGCAGGCGTACCAGGCTTGTAAAGCTCTGATTATTAAACTTCTCTCTCGACCCAAAGCCATCAGTCCGTATCATCTGCGCTCGCTCATGCTTTGGGCCTGCGACCGCCTGCCGCATACATACTTGGCGCAGGAAGATTACGCCGCGCACTTTTTGCTCGGGTTGATCGATGACTTGCAGCACTGCTTGGTGAATAAAACCTGTCCGAATTACTTTATCCCGCAATGCAACATGCTAGAGCACCTCAGCGACGACACGGCCATGTTGCATGCGCGTAAGTTGTCGTCTGTGCGCTCCGACCCAGCAGAACACTTGCGCAGCGCGATCGAACACGCAAAAGCCGCGTCACGACTCACGCTTGAGCTCCATTGGCGCGGAGGAAGCTCAAACCTGTCATCTCCTCTGTCCGACACCGGAACGGATCAGCAACCGGACGACCGGCTCGCGAAGAAACTCCAGCAGCTGGTCACGGAGAATCCTGGGAAGTCTATCTCAGTCTTCATCAATCCAGACGATGTCACGCGACCTCACTTTCGTATCGATGACAAATTCTTTTGA